The Syntrophorhabdales bacterium sequence CAGGGAGGGCACTGGTGCCGCCCCCAGAGTGACGGATACTGCTACGGTGAATTATCGTGGTACCTTTATCGATGGCACCGAGTTTGACAGCTCGTATCGCAGAGGACAACCATTTACGTTCCAGGTGAATAAGATGATAAAGGGATGGGTTGAGGCTTTGCCAATGATGAGGGTCGGCTCAAAATGGCAGCTCTTCATACCGCCCCAGCTTGCTTACGGCGAACAGGGAGCGCCCCCGGCGATAGGTCCAAACGCCACACTCATTTACGAAGTGGAGCTGCTTTCAATCAAATAGAAGGCTGGACAGCTAGTCGGCTAGCAAGCCAAGAAGCTAGTCAGCTAGTCAGCTTTCAGGCTTGCCAGCCTGTGAACCCCTTAGCTTGCTAGCTTGCCGGCTAACCAGTATACTATATCCTCCATGAAGCAGATTGTTATCGGCACCGCAGGCCACATAGACCACGGGAAAACAGCGCTGGTCAAAGCACTCACCGGCATTGACTGTGACAGGCTCAAAGAAGAAAAAGAACGGGGCATAACCATCGAACTCGGGTTTGCCCACTACCGTTTCGGGGATGATCTCCTCGCAGGCATTGTCGATGTCCCAGGGCACGAGCGCTTTGTCAAGCACATGGTAGCGGGCGCGTGGGGTATCGACATGGTACTCTTTGTAGTCGCGGCCGATGAATCGGTGATGCCGCAGACGAGGGAGCATCTCGATATCTGTGAACTGCTGGGCATCAAGAGAGGCATTGTCGCCATCACCAAAAAAGACCTCGTGGAGCCTGACATGGTGGAGCTGGTCAAGGAGGAGATAACCGATCTCGTCAAAGGTCGATTTCTCGAAGGCGCGCCGATCGTAGCTGTTTCATCGACCACGGGTGAAAACATCGACCTCCTCAAAGAACAGATCCGAAAAGTAGCTGATGAAATCCAGGAGCGCTCCAAAGCCGGCATCTTCAGATTGCCTGTTGACCGGGTCTTTACGATCAAGGGTTTCGGCACCATCATCACCGGCACCTGTATATCCGGCCAGGTGCATGTGGGTGAGGAGGTAGAAATCTACCCGACGGGAAGAAGGGCGAGAATAAGAAACCTGCAGGCCTACCATGAAGATGCGAGCGAGGCATCTGCCGGGCAGCGGGTGGCGCTTAACTTACAGGGGGTGGAGAAGCAGGAGATTGAGCGGGGAACGCTCATCGGCAGGCCGGAAAGCCTGATGCTGACCAGTCGCATTGACGCAACATTCCGCTATCTCAAGCTCCCGTTCAAAGGTATAAAGAACGGGAGCATTCTTCGTTTCCATGTCGCGACGACACAAGTGGAAGCCCGGCTTATCCTTCTCGACCGAAAGAGTATAGAGCCCGGAGAGGAGGTATTCGCGCAGTTCATATTCATGGAACCGGTAGTTTTGCTGCCAGGAGACCGATTCATCCTGCGGGGATCGTATAGCGTGCAGACGCTCGGCGGAGGCACTGTTCTTGACATCATGCCCAGGAGACACGCTAGAAAGACAGGCGAGCTTGAAAGGACTCACGCTCTGCTCCGCGAAAGCAGTCTCGTCGAACGGGGCGAGTACCATATTCTGAAGGGAGCTTACGAAGGTATACGCAAAGAGACACTGGCCGTGCTGCTGGGGACCGAGGAAAAGGCCATTGAAAAAGCGATTGCCGAATTGGCCCAGAACCGGAAGGCAAGCCTGATCGGTAGAACGCTCGTCCACTCGACGTATTTCTCAGATTACAAAACCAGGCTGCAAGCTCTCCTTGCGGACTTTTACGCGAAGAACCCTCTCAAGGTCGGCATCTCAAAAGAAGAACTTCGGACCAGGCTGCCCAAGGTTGAATCTCACGTATTCCAGGTTGCCCTTGAGGAGCTCAGCAAAGCGGGTCAGCTGGAGCTGGAGAAGGACAAGGTGCTCTTGAAGGGGGTAACCCGGACGGCTGACAAGTCAGTCCAACAGGGAGAGGAACAGATCCTGAAAAAACTTCAGAGGTCTGGGCTGACTCCTCCGATCTTGGGCGAATTGGCAGCCGATCTGAATCTGAAGGAATCCAATCTTCGCGACATGCTCGGAAAACTTGCGCACGAAGGCAAAGTGGCAAGGATCAAGGGTGACATGTACTTTGATGCGGACGTGATTGAATCGCTGAAAAAGAAGGTAATTGATCATCTGGAGAAGCACAAGGAGATGATGCCTTCTGATTTCAAGAATATGACGGGTGTTTCCAGAAAGTATATGATTCCGCTGCTTGAGTACTTTGACGAAACAAGGCTGACGATACGCAGCGGCGATAAACGCCTGCTCCGCACCGCGTAATTTCGGGTTGAATTTCGCGCCTATCTTCGTTGCCCTTCGCCGGCATCTCGCTCGACGTACTCCAGTACGCCTTCGCTCGTGTCAGCTCGGAGCGCCTCGATATCCATCGAAATTCAACCCGAAATTAGCAGTCAGACCTTATTAATCTCATTTATTATGACGGGCAGTCTCTAGCTTTATGACACAGCGCCAATTCTGACCATACTAATTCACCTCGCGAGAGTGTTGCGCTCCGCGCAGCGGATCGGGGTTGACCGGCTGTGGCGTTATGTCACACAGGCGGTCAAGAGATAAACTATCCGCAGTTATCATCAGTTGCCTTTATCCGCTCTTATCTGTGGCGAAAATGATTCTGAGTTTTTGGTGCTAATCGAAGTCGGAATAGATCTCGCCGAAGCGGAGGCCGGCGATGGTTTTACCCAGGTAGTCCTGTCTTAATCCAGTTTTTGTCTTTTCGAAATCCTGAGCCTTTACCCCATTGACGAGCGCCAGGTATGCTTCACAAAAGGCGGCGAGATGGTCAACTGCCTGGACCAGTTCGCCGTCGCGAGGGTTGTACCGGTCCTCGTTGTATCGGGCACTTATCTCGTCACTCGTTGTCTCCTGCAGTCTGTTTTCAAGTGTCACCACGCTCTTGAATTCGATCTCGGTGAACATCCTCATCTCTCTGTGCCACTCTTCCTGTATCAGACTGTAGACCTCTTCTTCCATGCGTTCCTTCTCGTATTCTTTGATGAGGCTGTCCAGTCCGCCGACCGATTTCTTTACCGGGTGGACAATGTCGCGCGTCAGCACCTCAGGGAGGTCATGAAAGAGCCCCGTGAAGTAGTTGTTGTAGCACCGCTGGGGGCATGCCTTGATTTCGAGCGAGAGAAGATATGACAGTATAGCGACGATGAGCATATGGCCCAGCACGGAGGTTTCAGGCACTCTCCGGAGATGGCTCCACCTGAGCTGGAAACGCAGCTGTCCGCACAGATCCGCAAAATTCTGGAGCCTCGTATAAAGGGCAAGCTGCTGGGATCCCTTGAGGTCATAATACTTTTCCTGCTTGCCCTCGAGCGATTTGCGGATCCCCTCGATCTCATACCCGCGCGGGTTTGCCCGCTCGATAATGTCGAACTCCCATTTTGTGGCATAAAAGTGAGCGGCGCTCAAAATCCTCTTATTCACGTTTTCGTGAGCATCTGCAAAGTAGGATTGAAATCTCGCGCAGATGTCCTCTCCCAGCGGCAGCATGATGGGGGCAAGCTGCTCGAAGACCCACCTGTTTAACTGTTCGTACTTGCTCTGATCTTCCCGGATGCGGTGAAAGATCTGGGGCTTGAGATCTGTCACGATGATGCGCTGCAGAAATTCGAAGAGGCCCCCTTCAATGATCTCTATCCAGTTGAACTCCGGGTTATCTTCTTCAAACTTGCCGAGGATAAAGGAAATGACCATCTTATGGGCCTGTTTATCCAGTTCACGCAATTCCACGGGGCGGATCTTGTCATTCCAGCGCTGCATGCTGGCTGCATCGTGGATCTTGAGAATCAGGGCCTTTCTGATCATAGTGCAGTTTCTCCTTGATCACTTCTTTCGGAGCGCGTTATTATCAAGCTGCCTTTTCAATCATAGCAGTGCCCGCGCAAAAGAACAACACAGGAGAAGAAGTAGAAGAATGCAGGACGAACCGCTGATGGCAGGAGAGGAAGAAAGGAAGACCCATTTCCGCAATGTCATATTCATTTCCTTTTCACAGTTTGGAACAGCGGTGGGCTTCAATTTCGTTTACGTGTTCCTGCCCTTCTATGTCTCGGCAATAAGCCCTTACTCCACAAGGGACACGCTGCTGTGGCTGGGAGCCATCATGGGTTCTACGGGCCTCTGTCTGGCGTTTACGGCTCCGGGCTGGGGCTCTCTCAGCCATAAGTTCAGCCCGAAGTGGCTCTATCTCGCCGGCGTGCTTCCTCAAGGCGTGTTGATGTTGCTGATGGGTTTCTTTCCGAACCTGCACGTTCTGTTGATCCTCAGGATCCTGCAGGGAGGCTTCGGAGGAGTTTCTACCGCAGGTCTCATTATTGTTTCAATTTCATCATCCCCGAAGAACAGAGCCTTTCATTTCGGGGTGTTCCAGTCCTCGCTCACGCTGGGCCAGCTTCTTGGTCCGCCTGCCGGGAGCTTCGCAGTGGGGTTGTTCGGGTATCAATGGGCGTTTGTGAGTGCCTCATTAATGTTATTTGCAGCCTCGCTATTTTGCTACTTTTTTGTGACGAGTCTGAAGCCATTGCCCGCAGAGATGAAATCCTCAATGCGGTCCTCGCTCGATAGCCGCACCATGACGGGCTGGGCCTTGTGCCTGGTGGCAACCATCCACCTCGTCTACTTGCCTACTGTTTTCCCGCTCATTTTTCAGAAATTCGGATTGGATAAAACCACCGGGCTCAAAATGGCGGGTCTGGTGGTCATGCTGTATACGTGCACGTCGATGATAGGTACCTACCTGTGGAGCTTCCTGTCCCGTCGTACGGGCGCAAGAAAAATGATCAACTTCTTGCTCGTGTGCGGAGTCGCACTTCCTCTTGTCCTCATAGTTGTACAAGAGATAAGGTCATTCACCCTTGTTGTCATGCTGGAGTTGGGTATGGTCGCCGCGATTATTCCACTCACCATATCCGTATTTGCAGCCGAGCCGAAAGGCAATGTCATTGGTTTTATCAACGCGGCCAGGTTTGTGGGCATGGCAGTGGGGCCCTTTCTGGCTACATCACTCCTTGCCTTTGCAAACACATCGACGCTCTATCTTTCCGTGAGCGGCATCACCCTTGCGATATATCTGGCATCCAGGGCTTTCTTAAAGTAACGATATCAGCCTGCATTCAGCTCTTTTCGGCCCGTTGTGGTGCCGTTTCGTTGGCTTGGTTGGCTTGCTCGCAAATTTTTTCTTGACAAAGACATCTCCGTACAATAAAAAAGTGGGTAATGTCATATACTGAACATCGTTCCAAATATGGAATGAAATATCGATCCGGTTTCTCCATTGACCAACATTCTGCATATCGCGCTATGGAAAGGTGATGGTGCATAATTGAAGTTCAGGTTAAGCAAGAAGGAATCCAATGAAATGAAGAAGATCTATCGCAGAGAGGGCGGCAGGAATCCTACAGCCAGGAGCGGATCTGGTACGGAACGAATGCAGGCCAATTCTCTCGTGAGAGGCTTGCTTGTCCTGGAATGTTTCAGTCCCCATAAGGATAACTTCACCCTGGCCGAACTCTCAAGGCTCATCGAGATTCCAAAATCGAGTCTTCACAGGGTAGTGAAGACTCTCTCACAGATGAACTATCTCAGGTATGAAGAGCAGTCCAAACGCTACTATCTCGGGACGCGGGTACTCTCGCTCGGCTTTTCGGTACTGCAGAGCATGGAGCTGCGCGAGATTGCGAGACCCTGCCTTGAAAAGCTTTCGAGAGAATGCAACAAGACCGTGAACCTGGCCGTCTTCGACAGGAACGAGATGGTGTATGTGGAAAGGGTCAGGGTTCCCGGCATCAGGGTTTACAATGTCGGCGTCGG is a genomic window containing:
- a CDS encoding MFS transporter is translated as MQDEPLMAGEEERKTHFRNVIFISFSQFGTAVGFNFVYVFLPFYVSAISPYSTRDTLLWLGAIMGSTGLCLAFTAPGWGSLSHKFSPKWLYLAGVLPQGVLMLLMGFFPNLHVLLILRILQGGFGGVSTAGLIIVSISSSPKNRAFHFGVFQSSLTLGQLLGPPAGSFAVGLFGYQWAFVSASLMLFAASLFCYFFVTSLKPLPAEMKSSMRSSLDSRTMTGWALCLVATIHLVYLPTVFPLIFQKFGLDKTTGLKMAGLVVMLYTCTSMIGTYLWSFLSRRTGARKMINFLLVCGVALPLVLIVVQEIRSFTLVVMLELGMVAAIIPLTISVFAAEPKGNVIGFINAARFVGMAVGPFLATSLLAFANTSTLYLSVSGITLAIYLASRAFLK
- a CDS encoding HD domain-containing protein translates to MIRKALILKIHDAASMQRWNDKIRPVELRELDKQAHKMVISFILGKFEEDNPEFNWIEIIEGGLFEFLQRIIVTDLKPQIFHRIREDQSKYEQLNRWVFEQLAPIMLPLGEDICARFQSYFADAHENVNKRILSAAHFYATKWEFDIIERANPRGYEIEGIRKSLEGKQEKYYDLKGSQQLALYTRLQNFADLCGQLRFQLRWSHLRRVPETSVLGHMLIVAILSYLLSLEIKACPQRCYNNYFTGLFHDLPEVLTRDIVHPVKKSVGGLDSLIKEYEKERMEEEVYSLIQEEWHREMRMFTEIEFKSVVTLENRLQETTSDEISARYNEDRYNPRDGELVQAVDHLAAFCEAYLALVNGVKAQDFEKTKTGLRQDYLGKTIAGLRFGEIYSDFD
- a CDS encoding IclR family transcriptional regulator — encoded protein: MKKIYRREGGRNPTARSGSGTERMQANSLVRGLLVLECFSPHKDNFTLAELSRLIEIPKSSLHRVVKTLSQMNYLRYEEQSKRYYLGTRVLSLGFSVLQSMELREIARPCLEKLSRECNKTVNLAVFDRNEMVYVERVRVPGIRVYNVGVGNRIPLWSTAVGRAVLAHLDQQKLGDVLKELKASPEFNGDRESLKKIIDSVRRDGFATSDQEHQRGIIAIAVPVFSSTGVVCAVNLVGEPEDVSMENLKREYAPKLMKVGKELSLALGYREESDYSAKIS
- the selB gene encoding selenocysteine-specific translation elongation factor, which produces MKQIVIGTAGHIDHGKTALVKALTGIDCDRLKEEKERGITIELGFAHYRFGDDLLAGIVDVPGHERFVKHMVAGAWGIDMVLFVVAADESVMPQTREHLDICELLGIKRGIVAITKKDLVEPDMVELVKEEITDLVKGRFLEGAPIVAVSSTTGENIDLLKEQIRKVADEIQERSKAGIFRLPVDRVFTIKGFGTIITGTCISGQVHVGEEVEIYPTGRRARIRNLQAYHEDASEASAGQRVALNLQGVEKQEIERGTLIGRPESLMLTSRIDATFRYLKLPFKGIKNGSILRFHVATTQVEARLILLDRKSIEPGEEVFAQFIFMEPVVLLPGDRFILRGSYSVQTLGGGTVLDIMPRRHARKTGELERTHALLRESSLVERGEYHILKGAYEGIRKETLAVLLGTEEKAIEKAIAELAQNRKASLIGRTLVHSTYFSDYKTRLQALLADFYAKNPLKVGISKEELRTRLPKVESHVFQVALEELSKAGQLELEKDKVLLKGVTRTADKSVQQGEEQILKKLQRSGLTPPILGELAADLNLKESNLRDMLGKLAHEGKVARIKGDMYFDADVIESLKKKVIDHLEKHKEMMPSDFKNMTGVSRKYMIPLLEYFDETRLTIRSGDKRLLRTA